One window of the Zea mays cultivar B73 chromosome 3, Zm-B73-REFERENCE-NAM-5.0, whole genome shotgun sequence genome contains the following:
- the LOC100279204 gene encoding endoribonuclease Dicer homolog 3a isoform X1 produces MVMTPQVLLDALRQAFLILDMVSLMIFDECHHATGNHPYTRIMKEFYHGSEHKPNVFGMTASPIIRKGVSSDLDCKNQLSELENILDSKIHSVVDREEIELCVPSAKEVNRYYEPRTVSFDDLSEELEILCSKYDGLIIQLHNRSTNQYKDADEITKESRKRLSNSLAKICYCLEDAGLLCASEATKICIERGQRKGWLKGGSDTTDQQSGQNGPILFAEISMLHMEFFQEVLDIIGKRVQQQQGIDALLNSERGCVEAKNMGYISPKLYELMQVFLSFSDPDNVRCLVFVDRKISARVIERTMKKIGQLSCFRVSFLTGGSSSVDALTPKMQKDTLDSFRSGKVNLLFTTDVAEEGIHIPDCSCVIRFDLPRTTRSYVQSRGRARQRDSQYILMIEQGNVKQDDLISGIMRSKASMTGIASNREPEDSHPSFLPTEEINEYHISKTGAKITTDSSISVLNQYCDKLPKDKYYTPRPKFQFTHYGDGYECTVTLPSSAMFQLLVGQKARNMQKAKQLVCLDACKRLHQLGALDDHLSPSVEEPPPEISSKSSISTPGAGLGTTKRKELHGTTKVLSMSGSWGSDRSVTKLQGYKLNFVCDQVGQKYSAFVLLIDASIAKEAATLDIDLYLHDKMVKASVSPCGPLELDAWQMEQTKLFQALLFNSLFGKLFIGSKASKTPREFILKKDDVFLWNKENMYLLLPVDSTLDSHKSVCINWSVIDVVATAVGFMRSIYSDGKCNLTDKLNYEKNGEDLIHLANKSCKGNDLKNMVVLAIHTGKIYTIVVVSDLCANSKFDGTTDKKEAKFRTFAEYFEKKYSIFLCHPLQPLLVLKPTHNPHNLLSSKNRDEDNVVENKNRANSLVHMPPELLIPLDLPIDVLRVFYLFPSLMHRLESLMLASQLRSEIAYRDSDISSFVILEAMTTLRCCEDFSMERLELLGDSVLKYAVSAHLFMTFLNKHEGQLSSRRQETICNATLYRLGIERRIQGYIRDAAFDPRRWLAPGQLSRRPCPCECPVNSEVVTEDIHRIDDKSIIIGKACDKGHRWICSKTISDCVEALIGAYYVEGGLKAAFAVLKWFQIETEIEEELIMEALSSASVRNYLPKVDVVELLEAKLGYTFQMKGLLIEALTHSSQQESGATYCYQRLEFLGDAVLDILITRHLFLSHKDTDEGELTDLRSASVNNENFAQVAVKHNLHQFLQHSSGFLQDQITEYVNSLESSSMDRASLLSSGPCRGPKVLGDIVESIAGAILIDSKLDLDLVWRVFKPLLSPIVTPENLELPRFRELNEWSDKNGYFIGIKCENRGDSTMAILNLQLKDLLLVRQGCGKNKVDAKAHAASLLLRDLEEKGLIIPRNASRVEQLEKNSGTVKHCNNVLDVMDTQNVAPPRQKEVAVLSTTTPGSVLDKPLVVKVKLSKGGPRISLYESCKKLQWPMPTFEFVKVEPSVCSSSCGSSQKVAPQGFAFASTITLHIPNGDVISLTGDGRADKKSSQDSAALLMLYELQRQRRFQVQEV; encoded by the exons ATGGTCATGACACCACAGGTGTTGCTAGACGCTTTACGCCAAGCTTTCTTGATCTTGGACATGGTTAGTCTCATGATATTTGATGAATGCCATCACGCAACTGGTAACCACCCATATACTAGGATAATGAAG GAGTTCTATCATGGATCAGAGCATAAGCCAAATGTGTTCGGTATGACAGCCTCTCCTATCATAAGAAAAG GGGTCTCCTCTGATTTGGATTGCAAAAATCAGCTATCTGAGCTGGAAAATATTTTAGATTCCAAG ATACACTCTGTGGTGGATAGAGAAGAGATAGAACTTTGTGTTCCTTCTGCAAAAGAAGTGAATAGATACTATGAGCCAAGAACTGTTTCTTTTGACGATTTAAGTGAAGAACTGGAAATTTTGTGTTCCAAG TATGATGGGCTGATCATACAATTGCATAACAGATCGACCAATCAGTACAAAGATGCTGATGAAATAACAAAAGAATCACGGAAACGTCTCTCAAATTCTTTAGCAAAGATTTGCTATTGCCTAGAAGATGCTGGTCTTCTTTGTGCTAGTGAG GCTACTAAAATCTGCATTGAAAGGGGCCAGAGAAAAGGTTGGCTGAAGGGGGGCAGTGACACCACTGATCAGCAAAGTGGTCAAAATGGACCTATCCTGTTTGCAGAAATTTCAATGCTTCATATGGAGTTTTTTCAGGAAGTGTTGGATATAATCGGCAAACGCGTCCAACAGCAACAAG GAATTGATGCCCTTCTGAACTCAGAGCGTGGATGTGTGGAAGCAAAAAATATGGGCTATATTTCACCAAAGCTCTATGAGCTCATGCAAGTATTTCTCTCTTTCAG TGACCCTGATAACGTTAGATGCCTTGTTTTTGTGGATCGAAAGATTAGTGCTAGAGTCATTGAGCGGACGATGAAGAAAATAGGCCAACTCTCCTGTTTCAGAGTCTCTTTTCTAACTGGAGGGAGTTCTTCAGTGGATGCACTCACCCCTAAAATGCAAAAGGATACACTGGATTCGTTCCGCTCTGGAAAG GTCAACTTACTGTTTACTACAGATGTTGCAGAAGAGGGTATACATATTCCAGACTGCTCGTGTGTAATAAGATTTGATTTGCCGAGAACTACCCGCAGCTATGTCCAATCACGTGGACGAGCCCGACAGAGGGACTCTCAGTACATACTAATGATTGAACA GGGAAATGTGAAACAAGATGATTTGATATCTGGGATTATGAGAAGTAAGGCCTCGATGACTGGGATTGCTTCAAACCGAGAGCCTGAGGATTCACACCCCAGTTTCTTACCCACTGAAGAAATAAATGAATACCATATAAGCAAAACAGGAGCCAAAATAACTACTGATTCTAGCATCAGTGTTCTCAACCAGTACTGTGATAAGCTCCCGAAGGACAA GTACTACACCCCAAGGCCCAAGTTTCAGTTCACTCATTACGGTGATGGTTATGAGTGTACTGTAACACTACCATCCAGTGCCATGTTTCAACTTTTGGTAGGTCAAAAAGCAAGAAACATGCAGAAAGCAAAGCAGCTTGTTTGCCTTGATGCATGTAAGAGGCTGCATCAGCTCGGAGCACTTGATGACCATCTTTCTCCATCAGTTGAAGAGCCGCCTCCGGAAATTTCAAGCAAGTCTAGTATCTCGACACCTGGTGCAGGTTTAG GTACAACCAAACGGAAAGAACTGCATGGTACAACCAAAGTTCTTTCCATGTCTGGCTCTTGGGGTTCAGATAGAAGTGTGACTAAACTTCAAGGCTACAAGTTGAATTTTGTTTGTGATCAAGTTGGTCAAAAATACTCTGCCTTTGTCCTTTTAATTGATGCTAGTATAGCAAAAGAAGCTGCTACTTTAGATATTGATCTATATTTGCATGACAAGATGGTAAAAGCTTCAGTTTCCCCTTGTGGACCTCTTGAGTTGGATGCTTGGCAG ATGGAACAAACAAAACTATTTCAAGCACTTCTCTTTAATAGTTTGTTTGGAAAACTGTTCATTGGATCAAAAGCATCAAAAACCCCAAGGGAGTTCATTCTCAAGAAAGATGATGTGTTCCTTTGGAACAAAGAAAATATGTATTTGCTTTTACCTGTGGATTCTACTCTGGATTCTCATAAAAGTGTTTGCATCAACTGGAGTGTAATTGATGTAGTGGCTACAGCTGTTGGATTCATGAGAAGCATTTATTCAGATGGCAAATGTAACCTAACTGATAAACTTAATTATGAAAAAAATGGTGAAGATCTTATTCATTTGGCCAACAAGTCATGCAAGGGTAATGATCTTAAAAATATGGTGGTTCTAGCAATTCACACTGGAAAGATCTATACTATTGTTGTTGTATCTGATTTATGTGCCAATAGTAAATTTGATGGTACAACTGACaagaaagaagcaaaattccggacATTTGCAGAATATTTTGAGAAGAA GTATAGTATATTTCTTTGTCATCCTTTACAACCATTGCTAGTGTTGAAACCCACCCATAATCCTCACAATCTTCTTTCCTCAAAGAATAGAGATGAAG ACAATGTTGTGGAAAATAAAAATAGGGCGAACAGCCTTGTTCACATGCCTCCAGAGTTGCTGATTCCCCTTGATTTACCTATTGATGTTTTGAGAGTATTCTACTTGTTTCCATCTCTGATGCATCGTCTTGAGTCACTAATGCTAGCCAGCCAACTAAGAAGTGAAATTGCATACAGAGATTCTGATATATCAAGCTTCGTG ATTTTGGAAGCTATGACAACACTTAGATGCTGTGAGGACTTCTCTATGGAGCGATTAGAGTTATTGGGGGACTCTGTTCTTAAGTATGCAGTGAGTGCCCATCTTTTCATGACATTTCTTAATAAGCATGAGGGACAGTTATCGTCCAGAAGGCAAGAAACAATATGTAATGCCACACTTTATAGGCTTGGTATTGAACGCAGGATACAG GGTTACATACGTGATGCTGCATTTGATCCTCGTCGATGGCTTGCTCCTGGACAGCTGTCCAGACGTCCTTGTCCTTGTGAATGCCCAGTAAATTCTGAGGTTGTAACTGAGGATATTCATAGGATTGATGACAAGTCTATAATTATAGGCAAGGCGTGTGACAAGGGACACAGATGGATATGTTCGAAAACCATCTCTGATTGTGTTGAGGCTCTAATTGGGGCCTATTATGTCGAAGGGGGATTAAAAGCAGCTTTTGCTGTTCTCAAATGGTTCCAGATTGAGACTGAAATCGAGGAAGAGTTAATTATGGAAGCTCTGTCGAGTGCTTCAGTGCGAAACTATCTTCCAAAAGTTGATGTAGTTGAATTGCTTGAAGCAAAACTAGGCTACACTTTTCAAATGAAAGGTTTGTTAATAGAGGCTCTCacccactcatcacagcaagaatctgGAGCAACATACTGCTACCAA CGCTTGGAGTTCCTTGGTGATGCAGTCTTGGATATTTTAATAACTCGCCATCTGTTCCTTAGTCATAAAGACACAGATGAGGGGGAGCTGACAGATTTACGGTCTGCATCAGTAAATAATGAGAATTTTGCACAAGTTGCGGTAAAGCACAATCTCCATCAGTTTCTACAACATTCTTCGGGGTTCTTACAAGACCAAATTACTGAATATGTGAATAGTCTTGAAAGTTCGTCCATGGACAGAGCCAGCCTTTTATCCAGTGGACCATGTAGGGGGCCAAAA GTTTTAGGTGATATTGTAGAAAGTATAGCAGGTGCTATTCTTATTGACAGCAAACTTGATTTGGATTTAGTTTGGCGGGTTTTTAAACCTCTTCTTTCACCAATTGTCACACCTGAGAATTTGGAGTTGCCCCGATTCAGAGAACTTAATGAGTGGTCTGACAAGAATGGGTACTTTATTGGAATTAAGTGTGAAAATCGAGGAGACAGCACAATGGCTATCCTTAACTTACAACTCAAGGATTTGCTTCTTGTGAGGCAAGGTTGTGGGAAGAATAAAGTAGATGCGAAAGCACATGCAGCTTCCTTATTGCTTAGGGATCTAGAG GAAAAAGGACTTATAATTCCAAGGAATGCAAGCAGAGTGGAACAACTTGAAAAGAATTCTGGTACTGTAAAACATTGCAACAACGTGCTTGATGTTATGGACACACAAAACGTAGCACCACCTAGGCAAAAGGAAGTAGCTGTGTTAAGTACCACCACTCCTGGCTCTGTTCTTGATAAGCCAT TGGTTGTGAAGGTTAAGTTGAGCAAAGGAGGACCTCGTATATCATTGTACGAGTCGTGTAAAAAGCTTCAGTGGCCAATGCCGACCTTTGAATTCGTGAAGGTCGAACCAAG CGTGTGCTCCTCTTCCTGTGGTTCGTCACAAAAGGTTGCGCCCCAAGGATTCGCATTTGCTTCGACAATAACGTTGCATATACCGAACGGCGATGTCATCAGCCTCACAGGAGATGGGCGTGCGGATAAGAAGAGCTCACAGGATTCTGCTGCGTTGCTCATGCTCTATGAGCTGCAGCGGCAACGTAGATTCCAAGTTCAAGAAGTATGA
- the LOC100279204 gene encoding Endoribonuclease Dicer homolog 3a codes for MDASTAGDGDTNTLKRPCKTSPPEGETDKYKRQKRECQDFSPRRYQLDVYEVATRHNTIAMLDTGAGKTMIAVMLIKHFGKINKANNDRKLIIFLAPTVQLVTQQCEVIKSYTDFEVEHYHGAKGVDQWKAHSWQQQLLKYQVMVMTPQVLLDALRQAFLILDMVSLMIFDECHHATGNHPYTRIMKEFYHGSEHKPNVFGMTASPIIRKGVSSDLDCKNQLSELENILDSKIHSVVDREEIELCVPSAKEVNRYYEPRTVSFDDLSEELEILCSKYDGLIIQLHNRSTNQYKDADEITKESRKRLSNSLAKICYCLEDAGLLCASEATKICIERGQRKGWLKGGSDTTDQQSGQNGPILFAEISMLHMEFFQEVLDIIGKRVQQQQGIDALLNSERGCVEAKNMGYISPKLYELMQVFLSFSDPDNVRCLVFVDRKISARVIERTMKKIGQLSCFRVSFLTGGSSSVDALTPKMQKDTLDSFRSGKVNLLFTTDVAEEGIHIPDCSCVIRFDLPRTTRSYVQSRGRARQRDSQYILMIEQGNVKQDDLISGIMRSKASMTGIASNREPEDSHPSFLPTEEINEYHISKTGAKITTDSSISVLNQYCDKLPKDKYYTPRPKFQFTHYGDGYECTVTLPSSAMFQLLVGQKARNMQKAKQLVCLDACKRLHQLGALDDHLSPSVEEPPPEISSKSSISTPGAGLGTTKRKELHGTTKVLSMSGSWGSDRSVTKLQGYKLNFVCDQVGQKYSAFVLLIDASIAKEAATLDIDLYLHDKMVKASVSPCGPLELDAWQMEQTKLFQALLFNSLFGKLFIGSKASKTPREFILKKDDVFLWNKENMYLLLPVDSTLDSHKSVCINWSVIDVVATAVGFMRSIYSDGKCNLTDKLNYEKNGEDLIHLANKSCKGNDLKNMVVLAIHTGKIYTIVVVSDLCANSKFDGTTDKKEAKFRTFAEYFEKKYSIFLCHPLQPLLVLKPTHNPHNLLSSKNRDEDNVVENKNRANSLVHMPPELLIPLDLPIDVLRVFYLFPSLMHRLESLMLASQLRSEIAYRDSDISSFVILEAMTTLRCCEDFSMERLELLGDSVLKYAVSAHLFMTFLNKHEGQLSSRRQETICNATLYRLGIERRIQGYIRDAAFDPRRWLAPGQLSRRPCPCECPVNSEVVTEDIHRIDDKSIIIGKACDKGHRWICSKTISDCVEALIGAYYVEGGLKAAFAVLKWFQIETEIEEELIMEALSSASVRNYLPKVDVVELLEAKLGYTFQMKGLLIEALTHSSQQESGATYCYQRLEFLGDAVLDILITRHLFLSHKDTDEGELTDLRSASVNNENFAQVAVKHNLHQFLQHSSGFLQDQITEYVNSLESSSMDRASLLSSGPCRGPKVLGDIVESIAGAILIDSKLDLDLVWRVFKPLLSPIVTPENLELPRFRELNEWSDKNGYFIGIKCENRGDSTMAILNLQLKDLLLVRQGCGKNKVDAKAHAASLLLRDLEEKGLIIPRNASRVEQLEKNSGTVKHCNNVLDVMDTQNVAPPRQKEVAVLSTTTPGSVLDKPLVVKVKLSKGGPRISLYESCKKLQWPMPTFEFVKVEPSVCSSSCGSSQKVAPQGFAFASTITLHIPNGDVISLTGDGRADKKSSQDSAALLMLYELQRQRRFQVQEV; via the exons ATGGATGCATCCACTGCCGGCGATG GAGACACGAATACTTTGAAGAGGCCATGCAAAACATCGCCTCCAGAAGGCGAAACAGACAAGTATAAACGGCAGAAGAGGGAATGCCAGGATTTCTCTCCCAGAAG GTACCAGCTTGATGTCTATGAGGTTGCTACGAGGCACAACACAATTGCGATGCTTGACACGGGAGCTGGGAAGACAATGATTGCTGTCATGCTCATCAAGCATTTTGGGAAGATCAACAAAGCAAACAATGATCGAAAGCTCATCATATTCCTTGCACCAACTGTTCAACTCGTCACACAG CAATGCGAGGTTATTAAGAGCTACACTGATTTTGAGGTGGAGCATTATCATGGTGCAAAGGGTGTTGATCAATGGAAGGCTCATAGCTGGCAACAGCAACTCTTAAAGTATCAG GTTATGGTCATGACACCACAGGTGTTGCTAGACGCTTTACGCCAAGCTTTCTTGATCTTGGACATGGTTAGTCTCATGATATTTGATGAATGCCATCACGCAACTGGTAACCACCCATATACTAGGATAATGAAG GAGTTCTATCATGGATCAGAGCATAAGCCAAATGTGTTCGGTATGACAGCCTCTCCTATCATAAGAAAAG GGGTCTCCTCTGATTTGGATTGCAAAAATCAGCTATCTGAGCTGGAAAATATTTTAGATTCCAAG ATACACTCTGTGGTGGATAGAGAAGAGATAGAACTTTGTGTTCCTTCTGCAAAAGAAGTGAATAGATACTATGAGCCAAGAACTGTTTCTTTTGACGATTTAAGTGAAGAACTGGAAATTTTGTGTTCCAAG TATGATGGGCTGATCATACAATTGCATAACAGATCGACCAATCAGTACAAAGATGCTGATGAAATAACAAAAGAATCACGGAAACGTCTCTCAAATTCTTTAGCAAAGATTTGCTATTGCCTAGAAGATGCTGGTCTTCTTTGTGCTAGTGAG GCTACTAAAATCTGCATTGAAAGGGGCCAGAGAAAAGGTTGGCTGAAGGGGGGCAGTGACACCACTGATCAGCAAAGTGGTCAAAATGGACCTATCCTGTTTGCAGAAATTTCAATGCTTCATATGGAGTTTTTTCAGGAAGTGTTGGATATAATCGGCAAACGCGTCCAACAGCAACAAG GAATTGATGCCCTTCTGAACTCAGAGCGTGGATGTGTGGAAGCAAAAAATATGGGCTATATTTCACCAAAGCTCTATGAGCTCATGCAAGTATTTCTCTCTTTCAG TGACCCTGATAACGTTAGATGCCTTGTTTTTGTGGATCGAAAGATTAGTGCTAGAGTCATTGAGCGGACGATGAAGAAAATAGGCCAACTCTCCTGTTTCAGAGTCTCTTTTCTAACTGGAGGGAGTTCTTCAGTGGATGCACTCACCCCTAAAATGCAAAAGGATACACTGGATTCGTTCCGCTCTGGAAAG GTCAACTTACTGTTTACTACAGATGTTGCAGAAGAGGGTATACATATTCCAGACTGCTCGTGTGTAATAAGATTTGATTTGCCGAGAACTACCCGCAGCTATGTCCAATCACGTGGACGAGCCCGACAGAGGGACTCTCAGTACATACTAATGATTGAACA GGGAAATGTGAAACAAGATGATTTGATATCTGGGATTATGAGAAGTAAGGCCTCGATGACTGGGATTGCTTCAAACCGAGAGCCTGAGGATTCACACCCCAGTTTCTTACCCACTGAAGAAATAAATGAATACCATATAAGCAAAACAGGAGCCAAAATAACTACTGATTCTAGCATCAGTGTTCTCAACCAGTACTGTGATAAGCTCCCGAAGGACAA GTACTACACCCCAAGGCCCAAGTTTCAGTTCACTCATTACGGTGATGGTTATGAGTGTACTGTAACACTACCATCCAGTGCCATGTTTCAACTTTTGGTAGGTCAAAAAGCAAGAAACATGCAGAAAGCAAAGCAGCTTGTTTGCCTTGATGCATGTAAGAGGCTGCATCAGCTCGGAGCACTTGATGACCATCTTTCTCCATCAGTTGAAGAGCCGCCTCCGGAAATTTCAAGCAAGTCTAGTATCTCGACACCTGGTGCAGGTTTAG GTACAACCAAACGGAAAGAACTGCATGGTACAACCAAAGTTCTTTCCATGTCTGGCTCTTGGGGTTCAGATAGAAGTGTGACTAAACTTCAAGGCTACAAGTTGAATTTTGTTTGTGATCAAGTTGGTCAAAAATACTCTGCCTTTGTCCTTTTAATTGATGCTAGTATAGCAAAAGAAGCTGCTACTTTAGATATTGATCTATATTTGCATGACAAGATGGTAAAAGCTTCAGTTTCCCCTTGTGGACCTCTTGAGTTGGATGCTTGGCAG ATGGAACAAACAAAACTATTTCAAGCACTTCTCTTTAATAGTTTGTTTGGAAAACTGTTCATTGGATCAAAAGCATCAAAAACCCCAAGGGAGTTCATTCTCAAGAAAGATGATGTGTTCCTTTGGAACAAAGAAAATATGTATTTGCTTTTACCTGTGGATTCTACTCTGGATTCTCATAAAAGTGTTTGCATCAACTGGAGTGTAATTGATGTAGTGGCTACAGCTGTTGGATTCATGAGAAGCATTTATTCAGATGGCAAATGTAACCTAACTGATAAACTTAATTATGAAAAAAATGGTGAAGATCTTATTCATTTGGCCAACAAGTCATGCAAGGGTAATGATCTTAAAAATATGGTGGTTCTAGCAATTCACACTGGAAAGATCTATACTATTGTTGTTGTATCTGATTTATGTGCCAATAGTAAATTTGATGGTACAACTGACaagaaagaagcaaaattccggacATTTGCAGAATATTTTGAGAAGAA GTATAGTATATTTCTTTGTCATCCTTTACAACCATTGCTAGTGTTGAAACCCACCCATAATCCTCACAATCTTCTTTCCTCAAAGAATAGAGATGAAG ACAATGTTGTGGAAAATAAAAATAGGGCGAACAGCCTTGTTCACATGCCTCCAGAGTTGCTGATTCCCCTTGATTTACCTATTGATGTTTTGAGAGTATTCTACTTGTTTCCATCTCTGATGCATCGTCTTGAGTCACTAATGCTAGCCAGCCAACTAAGAAGTGAAATTGCATACAGAGATTCTGATATATCAAGCTTCGTG ATTTTGGAAGCTATGACAACACTTAGATGCTGTGAGGACTTCTCTATGGAGCGATTAGAGTTATTGGGGGACTCTGTTCTTAAGTATGCAGTGAGTGCCCATCTTTTCATGACATTTCTTAATAAGCATGAGGGACAGTTATCGTCCAGAAGGCAAGAAACAATATGTAATGCCACACTTTATAGGCTTGGTATTGAACGCAGGATACAG GGTTACATACGTGATGCTGCATTTGATCCTCGTCGATGGCTTGCTCCTGGACAGCTGTCCAGACGTCCTTGTCCTTGTGAATGCCCAGTAAATTCTGAGGTTGTAACTGAGGATATTCATAGGATTGATGACAAGTCTATAATTATAGGCAAGGCGTGTGACAAGGGACACAGATGGATATGTTCGAAAACCATCTCTGATTGTGTTGAGGCTCTAATTGGGGCCTATTATGTCGAAGGGGGATTAAAAGCAGCTTTTGCTGTTCTCAAATGGTTCCAGATTGAGACTGAAATCGAGGAAGAGTTAATTATGGAAGCTCTGTCGAGTGCTTCAGTGCGAAACTATCTTCCAAAAGTTGATGTAGTTGAATTGCTTGAAGCAAAACTAGGCTACACTTTTCAAATGAAAGGTTTGTTAATAGAGGCTCTCacccactcatcacagcaagaatctgGAGCAACATACTGCTACCAA CGCTTGGAGTTCCTTGGTGATGCAGTCTTGGATATTTTAATAACTCGCCATCTGTTCCTTAGTCATAAAGACACAGATGAGGGGGAGCTGACAGATTTACGGTCTGCATCAGTAAATAATGAGAATTTTGCACAAGTTGCGGTAAAGCACAATCTCCATCAGTTTCTACAACATTCTTCGGGGTTCTTACAAGACCAAATTACTGAATATGTGAATAGTCTTGAAAGTTCGTCCATGGACAGAGCCAGCCTTTTATCCAGTGGACCATGTAGGGGGCCAAAA GTTTTAGGTGATATTGTAGAAAGTATAGCAGGTGCTATTCTTATTGACAGCAAACTTGATTTGGATTTAGTTTGGCGGGTTTTTAAACCTCTTCTTTCACCAATTGTCACACCTGAGAATTTGGAGTTGCCCCGATTCAGAGAACTTAATGAGTGGTCTGACAAGAATGGGTACTTTATTGGAATTAAGTGTGAAAATCGAGGAGACAGCACAATGGCTATCCTTAACTTACAACTCAAGGATTTGCTTCTTGTGAGGCAAGGTTGTGGGAAGAATAAAGTAGATGCGAAAGCACATGCAGCTTCCTTATTGCTTAGGGATCTAGAG GAAAAAGGACTTATAATTCCAAGGAATGCAAGCAGAGTGGAACAACTTGAAAAGAATTCTGGTACTGTAAAACATTGCAACAACGTGCTTGATGTTATGGACACACAAAACGTAGCACCACCTAGGCAAAAGGAAGTAGCTGTGTTAAGTACCACCACTCCTGGCTCTGTTCTTGATAAGCCAT TGGTTGTGAAGGTTAAGTTGAGCAAAGGAGGACCTCGTATATCATTGTACGAGTCGTGTAAAAAGCTTCAGTGGCCAATGCCGACCTTTGAATTCGTGAAGGTCGAACCAAG CGTGTGCTCCTCTTCCTGTGGTTCGTCACAAAAGGTTGCGCCCCAAGGATTCGCATTTGCTTCGACAATAACGTTGCATATACCGAACGGCGATGTCATCAGCCTCACAGGAGATGGGCGTGCGGATAAGAAGAGCTCACAGGATTCTGCTGCGTTGCTCATGCTCTATGAGCTGCAGCGGCAACGTAGATTCCAAGTTCAAGAAGTATGA